One window of Microbacterium sp. Root61 genomic DNA carries:
- a CDS encoding SDR family oxidoreductase has translation MGLLDEKVIVITGGANGQGRAHAVASAREGADVVLLDLAPLDSAAFATTIALVEHYGGACLPLRVSVTDQAELDAAFQSAVDAFGRIDGVILNAGIHRSAPFWETSESDWDAVFDVNLKGAWRTAKAAAPHFIRQNDGGSIVMISSVDGYDPEVDSTAYGVSKTGILGLLKYVGLELAPFGVRVNGIAPGLIDTAMVQSQAFYDLLAGEEGAGTPQHLIEYAQDFVALDGIDLISPDEVANAAVFLNSSLSRTVTGAVIPVDGGHMILNRKK, from the coding sequence ATGGGACTGCTTGATGAGAAAGTCATCGTCATAACCGGCGGAGCGAACGGACAGGGCCGAGCGCACGCCGTCGCATCGGCCCGCGAAGGCGCTGACGTGGTGCTGCTCGATCTTGCTCCGCTCGATTCGGCGGCGTTCGCGACCACGATCGCGCTGGTCGAGCATTACGGCGGAGCCTGCCTTCCGCTGCGCGTGAGCGTGACAGACCAGGCAGAGCTGGACGCGGCGTTCCAATCCGCCGTCGACGCTTTCGGGCGAATCGACGGAGTGATCCTCAATGCCGGCATCCATCGGAGCGCGCCCTTCTGGGAGACCTCGGAATCCGACTGGGACGCGGTGTTCGACGTCAATCTCAAAGGAGCGTGGCGCACGGCCAAGGCGGCGGCCCCGCACTTCATCCGGCAGAACGACGGGGGGTCGATCGTCATGATCTCATCAGTCGACGGCTACGACCCCGAGGTCGATTCGACGGCCTACGGCGTCTCGAAGACGGGGATCCTGGGCCTGCTGAAGTATGTCGGACTCGAGCTGGCCCCGTTCGGTGTCAGAGTCAACGGCATCGCCCCCGGACTCATCGACACCGCCATGGTGCAGAGCCAGGCCTTCTACGATCTCCTCGCCGGTGAGGAGGGCGCCGGCACCCCGCAGCACCTGATCGAGTACGCCCAGGACTTCGTCGCCCTCGACGGCATCGACCTCATCTCGCCGGACGAGGTGGCCAATGCCGCCGTCTTCCTCAATTCGTCGCTGTCGCGCACCGTCACCGGGGCCGTCATCCCCGTCGATGGCGGGCACATGATCCTCAACCGGAAGAAGTAG
- a CDS encoding DUF4166 domain-containing protein: MPAPQPKPRSVYQRVLGERFFDLDPRLQQYFGPLPVGMVGRGHGVYEIAGSRRRMLRPLLAWMAWRRILFPEFGRDVPFTVVNTLGASGGLSAVRTFSFPRRERFMEDTMTVAHGHLIDRLGRRRGLEVALAVSVHEGGLRMRSGSFWLHVGPVRVPLPRVATLVLDERTDPADPGRQRVDVRIMAPLLGEVFRYAGAFTYEVVPG, encoded by the coding sequence ATGCCCGCACCGCAGCCCAAGCCGCGTTCGGTCTATCAACGGGTGCTCGGCGAGCGATTCTTCGACCTCGATCCCCGCTTGCAGCAGTACTTCGGACCGCTTCCGGTCGGAATGGTCGGGCGCGGACACGGCGTCTACGAGATCGCAGGCTCACGGCGCCGGATGCTGCGACCACTGCTTGCCTGGATGGCATGGAGACGCATCCTGTTCCCGGAGTTCGGTCGAGACGTTCCGTTCACCGTCGTCAATACTCTCGGGGCCTCGGGCGGCCTCAGCGCTGTCCGCACCTTTTCGTTCCCCCGCCGCGAGCGGTTCATGGAGGACACCATGACCGTTGCGCACGGGCACCTCATCGACCGCCTCGGGCGGCGTCGCGGACTGGAAGTCGCGCTGGCCGTCTCGGTGCACGAGGGCGGATTGCGGATGCGGTCAGGTTCCTTCTGGCTGCACGTCGGGCCCGTGCGCGTACCGCTGCCGAGGGTCGCGACTCTGGTGCTGGACGAGCGCACGGACCCCGCCGACCCCGGTCGACAGCGCGTGGACGTGCGCATCATGGCTCCGCTGCTGGGCGAGGTGTTCCGATACGCGGGTGCCTTCACCTACGAGGTCGTGCCGGGGTGA
- a CDS encoding APC family permease, with product MINAESAEPRLPITLLASADAPGRPGEQLQGKMGTLKLILTVLAMSAPLGAVAGVMPLVISEGNGAGAPATYLVMGVILMLFAVGFTTMARNFPRAGAFYAYITGGLGKPLGLSSAFLAQLGYMTLLVGTYAFFGDQAEVLMTSLFGFSPVPWWGWGAALFVAVTMLGHFNVELSGRVLSVMMVIEVCIVLIFNIPMLATGGPQGWQVESFTPAAFTSGSIGLAILFASATFLGFEGTAIYRNEVRNPDKTVPRATYLAIGFIAVFYVFSSWALVTFYGTDNVVAVAQENPSTMFASGLSYFAGPVVAEIMTCLVVTSLFAATLSAHNPMARYTFALARDGVYPAILGRVHGTHKSPAIASAVTSALTLVIIVPFILAGVGAVTFYSWMFGLGTYALLLCMAMACLAVIVYFRRVTHTERRWNTIIAPALGFVGLAVMLGISSFYFPLLIGGDVVLAGIFQGSVFALIILGIVLALVWRRTRPSVYSRIGGEEDTSTLA from the coding sequence ATGATCAACGCTGAATCCGCGGAGCCGAGGCTCCCGATCACACTCCTCGCGTCGGCCGACGCTCCGGGCCGACCGGGGGAGCAGCTTCAAGGGAAGATGGGCACGCTCAAGCTCATCCTCACCGTTCTCGCCATGTCTGCACCACTCGGCGCCGTTGCCGGAGTGATGCCACTCGTCATCTCGGAGGGCAATGGTGCGGGAGCGCCGGCCACCTACTTGGTCATGGGCGTCATCCTGATGCTGTTCGCCGTCGGGTTCACGACCATGGCACGCAACTTCCCGCGCGCCGGCGCGTTCTACGCCTACATCACTGGGGGCCTCGGAAAGCCCTTGGGCCTGTCGTCGGCGTTTCTGGCGCAGTTGGGCTACATGACGTTGCTCGTCGGCACCTACGCGTTCTTCGGTGATCAAGCCGAAGTTCTGATGACCTCGCTCTTCGGATTCTCACCCGTTCCGTGGTGGGGCTGGGGAGCGGCGCTCTTCGTCGCAGTGACGATGCTGGGCCATTTCAATGTCGAGCTCTCCGGCCGTGTGCTCAGCGTCATGATGGTGATCGAGGTCTGCATCGTCCTCATCTTCAACATCCCGATGCTCGCGACGGGCGGACCGCAGGGGTGGCAGGTCGAGTCCTTCACGCCGGCCGCCTTCACTTCCGGCTCGATCGGACTGGCGATCCTGTTCGCGAGCGCGACATTCCTCGGCTTCGAAGGCACTGCGATCTACCGCAACGAGGTCAGGAACCCCGACAAGACGGTCCCACGGGCGACCTACCTGGCCATCGGCTTCATCGCGGTCTTCTATGTGTTCTCTTCGTGGGCCCTGGTCACGTTCTACGGGACGGACAACGTCGTCGCGGTCGCCCAGGAGAACCCGTCCACCATGTTCGCGTCAGGGCTGTCGTATTTCGCCGGGCCGGTCGTCGCCGAGATCATGACGTGTCTGGTGGTGACCAGCCTGTTCGCTGCCACGCTCTCCGCGCACAACCCGATGGCGCGCTACACGTTCGCCTTGGCGCGCGACGGCGTTTATCCGGCGATTCTCGGACGCGTCCACGGCACGCACAAGTCGCCCGCAATCGCGTCTGCCGTCACCTCAGCGCTGACGCTCGTCATCATCGTGCCCTTCATCCTGGCGGGCGTGGGGGCGGTCACGTTCTACTCCTGGATGTTCGGGCTCGGCACGTACGCGCTCCTCCTGTGCATGGCGATGGCCTGTCTCGCCGTCATCGTGTACTTCCGTCGCGTGACGCATACCGAACGACGATGGAACACGATCATCGCCCCCGCACTGGGGTTCGTCGGCCTCGCAGTGATGCTCGGAATCAGCAGCTTCTACTTCCCGCTGTTGATCGGAGGAGATGTCGTGCTCGCGGGCATCTTCCAAGGGTCCGTCTTCGCACTGATCATCCTGGGCATCGTTCTCGCCCTTGTCTGGCGCCGCACTCGACCCAGCGTCTACTCGCGGATCGGCGGCGAAGAGGACACATCCACGCTCGCTTGA
- a CDS encoding PIG-L deacetylase family protein has protein sequence MSGVKGGGRRYALVMTLAIAATVVVCAAGGAAVAALVVTTTTATRAEAPHPSSSPTDPTDDPAASPAPTPTAVEPPPPAPVEPPAPVVPVSPADTPCTANVTMSVWAHYDDDLLFMNPQLQEAMTAGDCVRTVFLTGADAGRGWGYAQGRELGILRAYNTMRGQTGFWSEKKVTLLAGMVASQWSPQDDPDITVTFLRLPDGNLTGHGFPSTGNVSLPALVSGAIATMTPTDGGPPASLAGLVASVGELITAYGADRLFTEVPAESAEWAPGDHPDHSATGTITRAAWRGVSYPPDLVRYVVGYPSLNLGPNVGGDALARKVAAFRVYAAEDPVVGCVTDAACLAKPRYGGWLERHYAKTEPELFPNG, from the coding sequence ATGAGTGGGGTTAAGGGCGGCGGCAGGCGCTATGCCCTCGTCATGACGTTGGCGATCGCCGCCACCGTTGTCGTGTGCGCGGCCGGCGGCGCGGCAGTGGCTGCACTCGTCGTGACGACGACGACGGCGACGCGCGCAGAAGCCCCTCATCCCTCCTCGTCCCCGACGGACCCGACGGATGATCCCGCGGCCAGTCCAGCTCCGACGCCGACGGCGGTCGAGCCGCCGCCCCCCGCACCAGTCGAGCCGCCCGCACCCGTCGTGCCGGTCTCTCCCGCCGATACTCCCTGCACCGCCAACGTGACTATGTCGGTGTGGGCGCACTACGACGACGATCTGCTCTTCATGAACCCGCAGCTTCAGGAGGCGATGACTGCGGGAGACTGCGTGCGGACGGTGTTCCTGACGGGCGCCGACGCCGGTCGCGGCTGGGGATACGCGCAGGGGCGCGAGCTCGGCATCCTTCGCGCCTACAACACGATGCGGGGACAGACCGGATTCTGGTCGGAGAAGAAGGTCACGCTGCTGGCCGGCATGGTCGCGAGCCAATGGTCACCGCAGGACGATCCCGATATCACGGTCACCTTCCTCCGCCTCCCGGACGGCAACCTGACGGGGCACGGGTTCCCCTCGACCGGCAATGTGAGTCTGCCCGCACTGGTGAGCGGCGCGATCGCGACTATGACGCCGACCGACGGCGGGCCCCCGGCGTCGCTCGCGGGTCTGGTGGCCAGCGTCGGCGAGCTCATCACGGCGTACGGTGCGGACCGCCTCTTCACGGAAGTCCCGGCGGAGTCCGCCGAGTGGGCACCCGGCGACCACCCCGACCACTCCGCGACGGGGACGATCACGCGTGCCGCATGGCGCGGCGTGTCCTACCCGCCGGATCTCGTGAGATACGTCGTCGGCTATCCGTCGCTCAACCTCGGCCCGAACGTGGGCGGGGATGCGCTGGCGCGCAAGGTCGCCGCCTTCCGGGTCTACGCCGCGGAGGACCCGGTGGTCGGATGCGTCACAGACGCCGCCTGCCTGGCCAAGCCCCGATACGGCGGATGGCTGGAACGGCATTACGCCAAGACCGAGCCGGAGCTTTTCCCCAACGGCTGA
- a CDS encoding DUF1918 domain-containing protein: MHAQVGDRVRVHGRTVGSAEHDGVVIEVRGTDADPLLVVRYDDGHEALLAPGSDCEIQHVS; the protein is encoded by the coding sequence ATGCACGCACAGGTAGGCGATCGCGTCCGCGTCCACGGACGCACCGTGGGTTCCGCAGAGCATGACGGAGTGGTCATCGAGGTGCGCGGCACGGATGCGGATCCGCTGCTCGTGGTCCGCTACGACGACGGCCACGAGGCACTCCTCGCACCCGGGTCCGACTGCGAGATTCAGCACGTGAGTTGA
- a CDS encoding cupin domain-containing protein, producing the protein MSSIRKFDPKTIAVESKPRDDSDAQVWANRLYTSADEKQFHGVWQAAPGVHANLPGQETVVVLEGRATVTGQNGASIDVAAGDLVFVDAGEVATWTVHEQLRKVFVINTP; encoded by the coding sequence ATGTCCAGCATTCGCAAGTTCGACCCGAAGACCATTGCTGTGGAGTCCAAGCCGCGCGATGACAGCGACGCCCAGGTGTGGGCGAATCGCTTGTACACCAGCGCCGACGAGAAGCAGTTCCACGGCGTATGGCAGGCCGCTCCCGGCGTGCACGCCAATCTTCCCGGGCAGGAGACGGTGGTCGTGCTCGAAGGGCGCGCCACCGTGACCGGTCAGAACGGGGCGAGCATCGACGTGGCGGCTGGAGATCTCGTGTTCGTCGACGCAGGCGAGGTCGCGACGTGGACCGTGCACGAGCAGCTTCGGAAGGTCTTCGTCATCAACACCCCATAG
- a CDS encoding DUF2332 domain-containing protein — protein MDTALAQAYLRFAELEAQGVSDTYEEWAVGVAGDPAVLDLIAQLPRAKRQANLVFAAARAAGAPVGPYPPFRAWLQQHWAELVPIALSHATQTNEAARCAVLLPILSRLPGPLALIEAGASAGLCLYPDRYSYRYDAGGVTTSLDPVDGPSDVEIPCTIDAGSVPTRVPTVVSRTGVDLNPLDVGDPDQVTWLETLVWPEHEARRTRLHAAARLVASDPPRLIRGDLLETVPRLIDDAPAGSHVVVFHSAVLVYLDPERRARFVDMMTARTDITWISNEGFDVLPRITAQVPRRPDGRTILAVNGTPVALVGAHGQGYEAL, from the coding sequence ATGGACACCGCTCTTGCCCAGGCCTATCTACGATTCGCGGAGCTGGAAGCGCAGGGCGTATCGGACACCTACGAGGAGTGGGCGGTCGGCGTCGCGGGTGACCCGGCCGTGCTCGACCTGATCGCCCAGCTGCCCCGGGCTAAGCGGCAGGCCAACCTCGTGTTCGCGGCGGCCCGAGCTGCCGGCGCTCCCGTGGGTCCGTACCCGCCGTTTCGGGCGTGGCTCCAGCAGCATTGGGCCGAGCTCGTGCCGATCGCACTGTCGCACGCGACGCAGACGAACGAGGCCGCGCGTTGCGCCGTCCTGCTGCCGATCCTGAGCCGACTGCCCGGACCGCTGGCGCTCATCGAGGCGGGGGCATCCGCCGGCCTGTGCCTCTATCCGGACCGCTACAGCTACCGCTACGACGCGGGCGGAGTCACCACGTCGCTCGACCCGGTCGACGGCCCCAGCGACGTCGAGATTCCGTGCACGATCGACGCCGGCAGCGTTCCGACCCGGGTCCCGACGGTCGTCTCCCGCACCGGGGTCGACCTCAATCCGCTCGATGTGGGCGATCCGGATCAGGTGACCTGGCTCGAGACGCTGGTGTGGCCGGAGCACGAAGCGCGCCGGACACGCCTGCACGCGGCGGCGCGCCTCGTCGCGTCCGACCCCCCTCGGCTCATACGCGGCGACCTCCTCGAAACGGTTCCGCGGCTGATCGATGACGCACCCGCCGGGTCGCACGTCGTCGTCTTCCACAGCGCCGTGCTCGTCTATCTCGACCCCGAGCGCCGGGCGCGATTCGTCGACATGATGACAGCGCGAACCGACATCACGTGGATCAGCAACGAAGGCTTCGACGTGCTGCCGCGCATCACGGCGCAGGTGCCCAGGCGACCGGATGGACGCACGATCCTCGCGGTGAACGGCACACCCGTCGCCCTTGTCGGGGCGCACGGACAGGGCTACGAAGCGCTCTGA
- a CDS encoding SDR family NAD(P)-dependent oxidoreductase, which produces MAFTNRLLGRIAYVSGGAGGQGASHVERLAQEGAIVVFGDVSTNAGLEKQNALRSAGLNVEFITHDVRSLEQWIAVHDLIEARFGRLDILVNNAGVVDMRGAEEATEETWQRTIDINQKGVFLGIKALVDLLRKGVSPSIVNTASIYGIIGAPDYIAYVASKGAVASMSKAAALTYGPDGIRVNSIHPGYVETPMLREEFAALPEGSREAGLSAVPLRRFAAAEEISSVVAFLASDDASYISGSEIVIDGGLLAGR; this is translated from the coding sequence ATGGCGTTCACGAATCGACTGCTCGGGCGCATCGCCTACGTCTCCGGCGGCGCCGGCGGCCAAGGCGCATCGCACGTGGAGCGACTCGCGCAGGAGGGTGCCATCGTCGTCTTCGGCGATGTGAGCACGAACGCGGGGTTGGAAAAGCAGAACGCTCTGCGATCTGCAGGCCTCAACGTAGAGTTCATCACCCACGACGTCCGATCGCTCGAACAGTGGATTGCTGTTCATGACCTGATCGAAGCGCGCTTCGGTCGGCTCGACATCCTCGTCAACAACGCCGGCGTTGTCGACATGCGCGGTGCTGAGGAAGCGACCGAGGAAACGTGGCAGCGAACGATCGACATCAATCAGAAGGGCGTGTTCCTCGGAATCAAAGCCCTCGTGGACCTGCTTCGAAAAGGCGTCAGCCCATCCATCGTGAACACCGCATCGATATACGGCATCATCGGTGCGCCGGACTACATCGCGTATGTGGCCTCGAAGGGGGCCGTCGCCTCGATGTCCAAGGCCGCGGCGCTCACCTACGGTCCCGACGGCATCCGGGTGAACAGCATCCATCCCGGCTACGTCGAGACCCCCATGCTCCGCGAGGAGTTCGCCGCGCTGCCCGAAGGCTCCAGAGAAGCCGGCCTCAGTGCTGTACCTCTTCGACGATTCGCGGCAGCCGAAGAGATCTCCTCCGTGGTGGCTTTCCTTGCGTCCGATGACGCGTCATACATCTCCGGATCCGAAATCGTGATCGACGGCGGGCTCTTGGCCGGCCGCTGA
- a CDS encoding class I SAM-dependent methyltransferase: MSRLVYSALLALGRFNDRHPWSHNDAYARWILRQARQVRHTGGTLALDVGCGTGNLLARLAPLFESVTGIEPDQPTATRARQHLRNVANAEVRTVAFADVGEKEYDLITLVAVLHHLPLQETLRRVRALLRPGGRVVIVGVARDEPEDWPWSILSLVLNPLVGLAVHPRPALATPSHMTAPVSEPDETFAEIARVLRTELPGARIRRGLFWRYTATWRHPGTTS; the protein is encoded by the coding sequence ATGTCCCGTCTCGTCTACTCGGCCCTGCTCGCGCTCGGAAGGTTCAACGACCGCCATCCGTGGTCCCACAACGACGCCTACGCGCGATGGATTCTGCGTCAGGCACGGCAGGTGCGGCACACCGGCGGGACCCTGGCGTTGGACGTGGGATGCGGCACCGGCAACCTGCTCGCGCGGCTCGCGCCCCTGTTCGAGAGCGTGACGGGGATCGAACCGGATCAACCCACTGCCACTCGCGCCCGGCAGCACCTGCGGAATGTCGCCAACGCTGAGGTGCGCACCGTCGCATTCGCGGACGTCGGCGAGAAGGAGTACGACCTGATCACGCTGGTGGCCGTGCTGCACCACCTGCCCCTGCAAGAGACGCTGCGCCGCGTTCGAGCGCTCCTGCGGCCCGGTGGCCGTGTCGTGATCGTCGGTGTGGCTCGCGACGAGCCCGAGGACTGGCCGTGGTCGATTCTCTCGCTCGTACTCAACCCGCTGGTGGGATTGGCGGTGCACCCGCGACCCGCGCTGGCGACGCCGTCTCACATGACAGCTCCCGTTTCGGAGCCGGATGAGACGTTCGCCGAGATCGCGCGCGTCCTCCGCACCGAGCTACCCGGGGCGAGGATCCGGCGCGGACTCTTCTGGCGCTACACGGCCACATGGCGTCACCCCGGCACGACCTCGTAG